A single region of the Drosophila takahashii strain IR98-3 E-12201 chromosome 2R, DtakHiC1v2, whole genome shotgun sequence genome encodes:
- the Toll-7 gene encoding toll-like receptor 7, producing the protein MAAILLLLLGLSWSSILETGASLAPKESESNANAMLGAGSGAAATVSLSGDYSSLLSNVPVASPVPASPSGPANQCSWSYNGTSSVHCALRLIERQPGLDLQGADGSSQLTIQCSELYLFESSLPVAVFARLQTLEGLRLDGCKLLQLPNNAFEGLGTLKSLRLSTHNSEWGPTRSLELFPDSLVGLKQLTELDLGDNNLRQLPAGFLCPVGNLQVLNLTRNRIRTAEQLGFADMNCGAGSTGSAGSELQVLDASHNELRSVSESWGISRLRRLQHLNLAHNNLSELSGEALAGLASLRIVNLSNNHLETLPEGLFAGSKELREIHLQQNELYELPKGLFHRLEQLLVVDLSGNQLTSNHVDNTTFAGLIRLIVLNLAHNALTRIDYRTFKELYFLQILNLRNNSIGHIEDNAFLPLYNLHTLNLAENRLHTLDDKLFNGLYVLSKLTLNNNLISVVEPAVFKNCSDLKELDLSSNQLNEVPRALQDLAMLRTLDLGENQIRTFDNQSFKNLHQLTGLRLIDNQIGNITVGMFQDLPRLSVLNLAKNRIQSIERGSFDKNYELEAIRLDRNFLADINGVFATLVSLLWLNLSENHLVWFDYAFIPSNLKWLDIHGNYIEALGNYYKLQEEIRVKTLDASHNRITEIGPMSIPNTIELLFINNNLIGNVQPNAFVDKANLARVDLYANQLSKLQLQQLRVAPVVAPKPLPEFYLGGNPFECDCTMDWLQRINNLTTRQHPRVMDMANIECVMPHVRGAAVRPLSQLRPQDFLCRYESHCFALCHCCDFDACDCEMTCPSNCTCYHDQIWSTNVVDCGGQQTTELPRRVPMDSSVVYLDGNNFPVLKNHAFIGRKNLRALYVNGSQVAAIQNRTFASLASLQLLHLADNKLRTLHGYEFEQLSALRELYLQNNQLTTIENATLAPLAALELIRIDGNRLVTLPIWQMHATHFGTRLRSISLGRNQWSCRCQFLQALTAYVADNALIVQDAQDIYCMAASSSGGAGSGLQDSSSNSGGGTLEKRELDFNATGAACTDYYSGGSMLQHGIPESYIPLLAAALALVFLLVVIAMVFAFRESLRIWLFAHYGVRVFGPRCEESEKLYDAVLLHSAKDSEFVCQHLAAQLETGRPPLRVCLQHRDLAHDATHYQLLEATRVSRRVVILLTRNFLQTEWARCELRRSVHDALRGRPQKLVIIEEPEVAFEAESDIELLPYLKTSAVHRIRRSDRHFWEKLRYALPVDYPTFRGNNYTLELDHHNHERVKQPASPGLLYRQAPPPAYCGPADVVGPQAAALAVTASVPAEQNYSTATTATPSPRPQRRGEQQQGSGSGSGSGNHHLNAQYYQHHGMRPPSEHIYSSIDSDYSTLDNEQHMLMMPGAGGGSLGMEAAQRAQTWRPKREQLHHQQAQAGTLGSKASQQQQQQQQNPSAVAGQQQGPHVQAYLV; encoded by the coding sequence ATGGCGGcgatcctgctgctcctgctggggCTGTCCTGGAGTAGCATCCTCGAAACCGGAGCTTCCCTGGCGCCCAAGGAGAGCGAGTCGAATGCGAATGCCATGCTGGGCGCCGGATCAGGAGCCGCAGCCACGGTCTCGCTGTCCGGCGACTACTCCTCGCTGCTGTCCAACGTGCCGGTGGCCTCACCAGTGCCAGCCTCACCTTCCGGACCGGCCAACCAGTGCTCCTGGTCCTACAACGGCACCAGCTCGGTGCACTGCGCCCTGCGCCTGATCGAGCGACAGCCGGGCCTGGATCTCCAGGGCGCCGATGGCAGCAGCCAGCTGACCATCCAGTGCAGCGAACTCTACCTCTTCGAGTCCTCGCTGCCGGTGGCCGTGTTTGCCAGATTGCAAACCCTGGAGGGTCTGCGATTGGACGGCTGCAAGCTTCTCCAGCTGCCCAACAACGCGTTCGAGGGTCTGGGCACCCTGAAATCGCTGCGCCTGAGCACCCACAACAGCGAATGGGGTCCGACGAGGTCCCTGGAGCTCTTCCCCGACTCCTTGGTCGGCCTGAAGCAACTGACCGAACTGGATCTGGGCGACAACAATCTGCGCCAGCTGCCCGCTGGCTTCCTCTGCCCGGTGGGCAATCTCCAGGTGCTCAATCTCACCCGCAATCGGATTCGCACCGCCGAGCAGCTGGGCTTCGCGGACATGAACTGCGGAGCGGGCTCCACCGGAAGTGCTGGCAGCGAGCTGCAGGTCCTGGACGCCAGTCACAATGAGCTGCGGTCCGTGAGCGAAAGCTGGGGAATCTCGCGGCTCCGGAGATTGCAACACTTGAATCTGGCGCACAACAATCTGTCGGAGCTTTCGGGTGAAGCCCTCGCCGGTTTGGCCTCCCTGCGGATAGTCAACCTGAGCAACAACCATTTGGAGACGCTGCCCGAGGGGCTGTTCGCTGGCTCCAAGGAGCTGCGCGAGATTCACCTGCAGCAGAACGAGCTCTACGAACTGCCCAAGGGACTGTTCCATCGGCTGGAGCAGCTGCTGGTGGTGGATCTGTCCGGCAACCAGCTGACCTCCAATCACGTGGACAACACCACCTTCGCCGGCCTCATCCGATTGATTGTGCTGAATCTGGCCCATAATGCTCTGACCCGCATCGATTACCGCACCTTCAAGGAGCTGTACTTCCTGCAGATCCTGAATTTGCGCAATAACTCGATAGGTCACATCGAAGATAATGCCTTTCTGCCGTTGTACAATCTGCACACCCTCAACCTGGCCGAAAATCGCCTGCACACCCTGGACGATAAACTATTCAACGGACTGTATGTGCTGTCCAAGCTCACGCTGAACAACAATCTCATTAGCGTGGTGGAGCCGGCTGTATTCAAGAACTGTTCGGATCTGAAGGAACTGGACCTGAGTTCCAACCAGCTGAATGAGGTGCCGCGTGCCCTGCAGGATTTGGCCATGTTGCGCACCCTCGATCTCGGCGAGAATCAGATCCGCACCTTCGACAACCAGAGCTTCAAAAATCTGCACCAGCTGACGGGTCTGCGGCTGATAGACAATCAGATTGGCAACATAACGGTGGGCATGTTCCAGGACCTCCCCCGCTTGAGTGTTTTGAATCTGGCCAAAAACCGCATCCAGAGCATCGAGCGGGGTTCGTTCGACAAGAACTACGAACTGGAGGCCATTCGACTGGACAGAAACTTCCTGGCCGACATCAATGGCGTGTTCGCCACCCTGGTCTCCCTGCTGTGGTTGAATCTATCCGAGAATCACCTGGTGTGGTTCGACTACGCCTTCATCCCGTCGAACCTCAAGTGGCTGGATATCCATGGAAATTACATCGAGGCGCTGGGCAACTACTACAAACTGCAGGAGGAGATTCGGGTGAAGACTCTGGACGCCTCGCACAACCGCATCACGGAAATTGGACCCATGTCGATACCGAACACCATAGAGCTGCTGTTCATTAACAACAACCTGATTGGCAATGTGCAGCCGAATGCCTTTGTGGACAAGGCGAATCTGGCCCGGGTGGATCTGTATGCCAATCAGCTGAGTAagctgcagttgcagcagTTGCGAGTGGCTCCAGTGGTGGCTCCCAAGCCTCTGCCTGAGTTCTACCTGGGTGGCAATCCCTTCGAGTGCGACTGCACCATGGACTGGCTGCAGCGGATCAACAACCTGACCACCCGTCAGCATCCGCGGGTAATGGACATGGCCAACATTGAGTGCGTGATGCCGCATGTCCGAGGTGCTGCAGTGCGTCCTCTGAGCCAGCTGCGTCCGCAGGACTTCCTCTGCCGCTACGAGTCGCACTGCTTCGCCCTGTGTCACTGCTGCGACTTCGATGCCTGCGACTGCGAGATGACCTGCCCGAGCAACTGCACCTGCTACCACGACCAGATCTGGTCCACCAATGTGGTCGACTGCGGTGGCCAGCAAACCACGGAGCTGCCTCGCCGCGTTCCCATGGATTCAAGTGTCGTTTATTTAGATGGCAACAATTTCCCTGTGCTCAAGAACCATGCCTTCATCGGTCGCAAGAATTTAAGAGCGCTCTACGTCAATGGCAGCCAGGTGGCGGCCATCCAGAATCGCACCTTTGCCAGCCTGGCCTCGCTGCAGTTGCTCCATTTGGCGGACAACAAGTTGCGCACTCTGCATGGCTACGAATTCGAgcagctttcggccttgaggGAGCTGTATCTGCAGAATAATCAGCTGACTACTATTGAAAATGCCACCCTGGCTCCTTTGGCCGCCTTGGAGCTTATCCGCATCGATGGTAATCGTCTGGTCACCCTGCCCATTTGGCAGATGCACGCCACCCACTTTGGCACCAGATTGAGGTCTATTAGTTTGGGCCGGAATCAATGGAGCTGTCGGTGTCAGTTTCTTCAGGCCCTCACCGCCTATGTGGCGGATAATGCCTTGATCGTCCAGGATGCCCAGGACATCTACTGCATGGCAGCCTCTTCTTCCGGAGGAGCGGGATCGGGACTACAGGATAGCTCCTCGAATTCTGGAGGGGGAACTCTGGAGAAGCGTGAACTGGACTTCAATGCCACTGGAGCTGCCTGCACGGATTACTACTCCGGTGGCTCCATGCTGCAGCATGGCATTCCCGAATCCTATATTCCCCTGCTGGCCGCTGCACTGGCTCTGGTCTTCCTGCTCGTCGTCATCGCCATGGTCTTCGCCTTCCGCGAGTCCCTGAGGATCTGGCTGTTTGCCCACTACGGCGTTCGGGTGTTCGGTCCACGTTGCGAGGAGTCCGAGAAGCTGTACGACGCCGTGCTCCTGCACTCCGCCAAGGACTCGGAGTTCGTGTGCCAGCACCTGGCTGCCCAACTGGAAACGGGACGTCCCCCGCTGAGGGTCTGCCTGCAGCATCGGGATTTGGCCCATGATGCCACCCACTATCAGCTACTGGAGGCCACGAGGGTTTCACGGCGAGTGGTCATCCTGCTGACCAGGAACTTCCTGCAAACCGAGTGGGCCCGCTGTGAGCTGCGACGCTCCGTTCACGATGCCCTGAGGGGCAGACCCCAGAAACTGGTGATCATCGAGGAGCCCGAGGTGGCCTTCGAGGCGGAGAGCGATATCGAGCTGTTGCCCTACCTAAAGACGTCGGCTGTCCATCGCATCCGCCGCTCGGATCGGCACTTCTGGGAGAAGCTGCGCTACGCCCTGCCCGTGGACTACCCCACCTTCCGGGGCAACAACTACACGCTGGAGCTGGACCATCACAACCACGAGCGGGTGAAGCAGCCGGCCAGTCCCGGCCTGCTCTACCGCCAGGCCCCGCCCCCCGCCTACTGCGGACCGGCGGACGTCGTGGGTCCTCAGGCTGCCGCCCTGGCTGTGACTGCCTCTGTGCCGGCGGAACAGAACTACTCCACGGCCACCACGGCCACGCCCAGTCCCAGGCCCCAGAGGCGGGGTGAGCAGCAACAGGGATCAGGATCGGGTTCAGGATCCGGAAACCATCACTTGAACGCCCAGTACTACCAGCACCATGGGATGCGGCCGCCCTCGGAGCACATATACTCCAGCATCGACTCGGACTACTCGACCCTGGAC
- the Obp56h gene encoding general odorant-binding protein 56h: protein MKFTLFCAALTVLLAVGQCDPDFRQIMQQCMQTTQVTEADLKEFMASGMQSNAKENLKCYTKCLMEKQGHLTNGQFNAQALLDTLKKVPQIQDKMDEITSGVNACKDIKGTNDCDTAFKVTMCLKEHKAMPGHH, encoded by the exons ATGAAGTTCACCCTCTTCTGTGCAGCCCTTACTGTCCTCCTGGCCGTGGGTCAG TGCGATCCGGACTTCCGGCAGATAATGCAGCAGTGCATGCAGACCACCCAGGTGACCGAGGCCGATCTCAAGGAGTTCATGGCCAGCGGAATGCAGAGCAATGCTAAGGAGAACCTCAAGTGCTACACCAAGTGCCTGATGGAGAAGCAGGGCCACCTCACCAATGGCCAGTTCAATGCCCAGGCCCTGCTCGATACTCTCAAGAAGGTGCCGCAGATCCAGGACAAGATGGACGAGATCACCTCGGGGGTGAATGCCTGCAAGGACATCAAGGGCACCAACGATTGCGACACGGCCTTTAAGGTGACGATGTGCCTGAAGGAGCACAAGGCAATGCCAGGACATCACTAG